A stretch of Treponema vincentii F0403 DNA encodes these proteins:
- a CDS encoding GTP-binding protein, whose product MNLLIVSGPPSSGKTSVILKTIDALRAQGLRAGVVKFDCLYTDDDVLYEKAGIPVQKGISGSLCPDHFFVSNIEEVVQWGVKENFDLLITESAGLCNRCSPYIKNILGICVIDNLSGINTPKKIGPLLKAADIVVITKGDIVSQAEREVFCARVNTVNPRAVIMQVNGLTGQGAFELSTLLFSRDKDISTVQGMELRFPMPAALCSYCLGETRVGENFQMGNIRKMKIAESQTIGKKE is encoded by the coding sequence ATGAATCTTTTGATTGTTTCCGGTCCGCCTTCTTCGGGCAAAACAAGCGTTATTTTAAAGACAATCGATGCGCTGCGGGCGCAAGGACTCCGTGCCGGCGTGGTGAAATTCGACTGTCTGTACACCGACGACGATGTGCTGTATGAAAAAGCCGGCATTCCCGTTCAAAAAGGCATTTCCGGCTCTCTTTGCCCCGATCATTTCTTTGTTTCCAATATCGAAGAAGTTGTGCAATGGGGCGTAAAGGAAAATTTCGATCTCCTGATAACGGAATCCGCCGGATTGTGCAACCGCTGCTCGCCGTATATTAAAAATATTCTCGGCATCTGTGTTATCGATAATCTGTCGGGCATCAATACGCCGAAAAAAATCGGTCCGCTTTTAAAGGCTGCGGATATTGTCGTCATTACAAAAGGCGATATTGTGTCGCAGGCTGAGCGCGAAGTGTTTTGCGCCCGTGTCAACACCGTTAATCCGCGGGCAGTTATCATGCAGGTGAACGGTCTGACGGGGCAAGGCGCTTTTGAATTAAGCACGCTGCTTTTTAGCCGGGATAAGGATATTTCGACGGTACAGGGAATGGAACTCCGCTTTCCGATGCCCGCTGCGCTGTGCTCCTACTGTTTGGGCGAAACGCGGGTGGGGGAAAACTTCCAGATGGGCAACATCCGTAAAATGAAGATTGCCGAATCGCAGACAATCGGAAAAAAAGAATAG
- a CDS encoding ATP-binding cassette domain-containing protein: protein MTAYTDTGLVTHHAAGEAANLSKETIETLLAEYPFIEDFFAENRLTELHISDNTQLTFDAFLQSLSGEQCEEYAIDREALSHSFFEYIIQMKRFLNGDDAQGIQSLTILPGTDKSGEPENFQDLILYPSQIISIVGPTGSGKSRLLADIEWTAQKDTPTGRTILINGEVPDKAIRFSINNKLVAQLSQNMNFVMDLSVREFIELHAESRLVENKETAVQRIIEAANKLAGEQFRLDTPITALSGGQSRALMIADTAILSSSPIVLIDEIENAGIDRKKALQLLISNEKIVLMATHDPALALYADKRIVIKNGGIHAVIETSEHEKAILNELESMDAKIQALRVQLRAGERL, encoded by the coding sequence ATGACTGCATATACCGATACCGGCCTTGTAACACATCACGCTGCGGGCGAGGCGGCAAACCTTTCAAAAGAAACAATCGAAACGCTCCTTGCGGAGTATCCGTTTATTGAAGATTTTTTTGCGGAAAACAGATTGACGGAGCTGCATATTTCGGATAATACGCAGCTCACTTTTGACGCATTCTTGCAAAGTCTTTCCGGAGAGCAATGCGAAGAATATGCCATCGATAGGGAGGCCTTATCGCACTCATTCTTTGAATACATTATTCAAATGAAGCGTTTTTTAAACGGAGATGATGCCCAAGGCATACAGAGCCTTACGATACTGCCCGGCACGGATAAGTCAGGCGAACCGGAGAATTTTCAAGATTTGATATTGTATCCGTCGCAGATTATTTCGATTGTCGGGCCGACCGGTTCCGGAAAATCGCGGCTGCTTGCCGACATCGAATGGACGGCGCAAAAGGATACGCCGACCGGCAGAACAATCCTAATCAACGGCGAAGTGCCCGATAAAGCAATCAGGTTTTCTATTAACAATAAACTGGTTGCGCAGCTTTCGCAGAATATGAACTTTGTGATGGATCTTTCCGTACGGGAATTTATCGAACTGCACGCGGAAAGCAGGCTTGTCGAAAACAAAGAAACAGCCGTTCAACGGATTATCGAGGCGGCAAATAAACTGGCAGGAGAGCAGTTTCGGCTGGATACGCCGATTACTGCGCTGAGCGGCGGACAGTCCCGGGCATTGATGATTGCCGACACTGCTATTTTAAGTTCATCCCCGATCGTTCTTATCGACGAGATTGAAAATGCAGGTATCGACCGGAAGAAGGCCTTACAACTTTTAATATCAAATGAAAAAATCGTGCTGATGGCAACGCATGATCCCGCACTTGCACTGTATGCCGATAAACGTATTGTAATTAAAAACGGCGGCATTCATGCGGTTATCGAAACTTCCGAGCATGAAAAGGCAATTTTGAATGAACTCGAATCAATGGACGCAAAAATCCAAGCACTGCGGGTTCAACTACGCGCGGGTGAGCGATTGTAG
- the rdgB gene encoding RdgB/HAM1 family non-canonical purine NTP pyrophosphatase yields the protein MHIYLASGNRHKQEEFAAILKDHRISIPSDAGIVFDPEETGKTFLENALLKARVLYESVKSPVIADDSGLCIDALGGEPGIYSARYGMKDGVQLEAQERNKLVLHRMEGVKNRSCRFVCCIVVMLDAHRFFTVQETCEGVIAISAHGEHGFGYDPIVYLPEIGKTVAELTAQEKNELSHRGKAGRIAAQLLRTVS from the coding sequence AACCGGCATAAGCAGGAGGAGTTTGCCGCTATTTTAAAAGACCACCGCATCAGCATTCCCTCCGATGCCGGTATTGTATTTGATCCTGAAGAAACGGGAAAAACTTTTTTGGAAAATGCTTTGTTAAAAGCTCGTGTATTATATGAAAGCGTTAAAAGTCCCGTAATTGCCGACGATTCGGGGCTGTGTATCGACGCGCTAGGCGGTGAGCCCGGTATTTATTCAGCCCGGTACGGTATGAAAGACGGTGTGCAGCTGGAAGCGCAGGAGCGGAATAAGCTTGTCCTGCACCGAATGGAAGGTGTAAAAAACCGCAGCTGCCGGTTTGTCTGCTGCATTGTAGTGATGCTGGATGCTCACCGTTTTTTTACGGTGCAGGAAACGTGCGAGGGCGTTATCGCAATATCGGCACACGGCGAGCACGGCTTCGGCTATGACCCCATCGTGTATCTTCCCGAAATCGGCAAAACGGTTGCGGAATTGACGGCACAAGAAAAAAACGAACTGTCCCATCGAGGAAAGGCAGGGCGCATTGCCGCTCAACTATTACGCACCGTTTCGTAA